In Microbulbifer sp. GL-2, the following are encoded in one genomic region:
- a CDS encoding TonB-dependent receptor, whose translation MKQKLFYRDRLALTISIVIGASCMQPVVAAESEVIEEITVTGIRASMTNSMDKKRDSAGVVDAISAEDMGKFPDSNLAESLQRITGVSIDRRNGEGSQVTVRGFGPDYNLITLNGRLMPSSSLNQNGGGVDQGRAFDMDNLAAESVKALEVYKTGRADIASGGMGATINIVTQRPLDDPGLKMSLGLKALRDTTNEVGDDYTPETSGLFSWTDEDERFGFSLSGSYQSRDSSASGAYVNNWNTEAYDGTIPQSPGDSSGEPIQIINEPELGGLRSLPTDLRYIHSDRERTRINSQLTLQWRPTDTLTGTVDYTYAKQDLYENRSELSAWMDTYKSDIVFDDGSVHTPDLYWEERREQNPRDIGLALQQQNQVNTLESLGLNLVWQPNDQFELAFDVHKSESSSLPDADFGNWINIGLGANVVAGQGIDFTKDGLPILVVDFDDSVYGNGNGILDKSEVGSTVRQINNDRSYADFTQTRLDGNFIFNETHSIDFGIESRDMETRLQSSFYQELLAGGWGVANPGDVPEEYLSPINYADLFDGYSQSLGSNSGDFFAIVSDGQANPLLIGYTGDAALIGEHLSSAVGLPWAVNPVDNLDRTIREKIFAGYMQYNFSNDWRGMPINLAIGLRYEKTDITSTDLANIPTEVVWQSNNDFQIPAGAAATMYAAEADYDHWLPNVDFDIEIVSGLKGRFSYSKTIARANFDQMGSAATGLGGPSLPTLLSGSVLGTAGSGNPGILPLESDNIDLSLEWYFDSSSYVSIGYFRKDVDNFIGSAAVDINLYGLTDPTNGPRALQAMEDLTALGVPINDTNLFSMVAANILGVGFYDHTAEEFENLVDVTGNPDDEAAIFRVSQPMNTENAVIDGWEIGAQHFLGESGFGLQANYTIVNGDIEYDVNRDPAVDGGVQFALTGLSDTANLSLIYENYGFSARISYNWRDEFLTSIEDGGKGPRYIEEYSQVDLSVGYDVNDNLKLSLEGVNLLGEDQRQHGRTANQLLRMEMLGPRYALSARYNF comes from the coding sequence ATGAAACAAAAATTATTTTACAGAGATCGTCTGGCGCTTACGATTTCCATTGTCATTGGGGCAAGCTGCATGCAGCCGGTGGTAGCGGCAGAAAGCGAAGTTATCGAGGAGATAACAGTAACCGGCATTCGTGCCAGTATGACAAATTCAATGGATAAAAAGCGGGATAGTGCTGGTGTTGTGGATGCCATATCCGCAGAGGATATGGGCAAGTTCCCGGATTCCAATCTTGCAGAATCTCTGCAGCGAATTACAGGGGTTTCAATTGATCGTCGCAATGGCGAGGGCAGCCAGGTGACTGTGCGTGGATTTGGCCCGGATTATAATCTGATCACGCTCAACGGCCGCCTTATGCCATCCAGCTCATTAAATCAAAATGGTGGTGGTGTAGATCAGGGGCGTGCCTTTGATATGGATAACCTGGCTGCAGAAAGTGTGAAGGCGCTGGAAGTTTACAAGACAGGACGTGCGGATATTGCCTCTGGTGGAATGGGAGCCACAATCAATATTGTTACTCAACGCCCGCTGGATGATCCAGGCTTGAAAATGTCGCTTGGACTAAAAGCCCTGAGAGATACCACCAACGAAGTCGGTGATGACTATACACCGGAAACATCAGGGTTGTTTAGTTGGACTGATGAAGATGAGAGATTTGGGTTTTCCTTAAGTGGCTCCTATCAAAGTCGAGATAGCAGTGCCAGCGGAGCCTATGTCAACAATTGGAATACTGAGGCATACGATGGAACTATTCCACAGTCACCCGGTGATAGTTCTGGTGAGCCAATACAAATTATTAATGAACCCGAATTAGGAGGGCTGCGGTCTTTGCCCACCGACCTCCGATATATTCATTCTGACCGTGAGCGTACACGAATAAATTCACAACTTACCTTGCAGTGGCGTCCCACAGATACTTTAACCGGTACTGTCGATTATACCTATGCCAAACAGGATCTTTATGAAAATCGATCAGAGTTATCTGCCTGGATGGATACCTATAAAAGTGACATCGTATTTGATGATGGATCAGTACACACGCCAGATCTGTACTGGGAGGAGCGTCGGGAGCAGAACCCAAGGGATATAGGCTTAGCCCTACAGCAGCAGAACCAAGTCAATACACTGGAATCTCTGGGGTTGAATTTGGTGTGGCAACCAAATGATCAGTTTGAGCTAGCATTCGATGTGCATAAATCTGAATCCTCCAGCTTGCCGGATGCGGATTTCGGTAACTGGATCAACATAGGCCTTGGAGCAAATGTAGTCGCTGGCCAAGGCATTGATTTTACCAAGGATGGTTTGCCAATTTTGGTTGTTGACTTCGATGATTCCGTTTATGGAAATGGCAATGGAATACTGGACAAGAGTGAAGTTGGTTCAACTGTTCGTCAAATAAATAATGACCGCTCTTATGCAGATTTCACCCAGACACGTCTTGATGGCAACTTTATTTTCAATGAAACACACTCTATCGATTTTGGTATAGAGTCACGGGATATGGAAACACGCCTACAGTCGTCCTTTTATCAAGAATTACTTGCGGGAGGGTGGGGGGTTGCCAACCCTGGTGATGTCCCCGAAGAATATTTATCTCCAATAAATTACGCTGACCTATTTGATGGTTATAGCCAGTCTTTGGGCTCAAACAGTGGTGATTTCTTTGCTATCGTCAGTGATGGCCAGGCGAATCCACTACTTATTGGCTATACGGGTGACGCCGCTCTTATCGGTGAGCACTTGTCAAGTGCGGTTGGCTTACCCTGGGCTGTTAATCCGGTCGATAATCTGGATCGAACCATTCGCGAGAAAATTTTTGCGGGCTATATGCAATATAATTTCTCTAATGATTGGCGGGGGATGCCAATAAATCTAGCAATAGGGCTCCGCTACGAAAAAACTGATATAACTTCTACAGATCTGGCGAATATCCCCACAGAAGTAGTCTGGCAAAGCAACAATGATTTTCAGATTCCTGCAGGTGCTGCAGCCACTATGTATGCAGCAGAGGCTGATTATGATCATTGGCTGCCGAATGTGGACTTTGATATAGAAATCGTGTCTGGGTTAAAAGGACGTTTTTCCTACAGTAAAACAATAGCCCGTGCCAATTTTGATCAAATGGGGTCGGCGGCTACAGGACTAGGTGGGCCCTCACTGCCAACTCTTTTGTCCGGCTCTGTGCTCGGTACCGCGGGTTCTGGTAATCCGGGCATTTTACCATTGGAATCTGACAATATAGATCTTTCTCTGGAGTGGTATTTTGATAGCTCCAGCTACGTCTCTATAGGCTATTTCCGTAAGGATGTAGATAATTTTATTGGTTCGGCAGCGGTCGATATTAATTTATACGGCCTTACCGATCCGACTAACGGTCCCCGTGCACTCCAGGCGATGGAGGATCTGACTGCTTTGGGAGTGCCAATCAATGATACGAATCTATTTTCCATGGTAGCAGCGAATATTCTCGGTGTAGGATTTTATGACCATACTGCCGAGGAGTTCGAAAATTTGGTTGATGTAACCGGAAATCCTGATGATGAAGCTGCAATTTTCCGTGTATCCCAACCAATGAATACTGAAAACGCAGTTATCGATGGTTGGGAAATCGGTGCTCAACACTTCCTTGGAGAAAGTGGCTTCGGGTTACAGGCAAACTACACCATAGTTAATGGTGATATTGAATACGATGTGAATCGGGACCCGGCAGTTGATGGTGGCGTACAATTTGCATTAACGGGGTTAAGTGATACTGCCAATTTGTCTCTAATTTATGAAAATTATGGTTTTTCTGCCAGAATATCCTATAACTGGCGGGATGAATTCTTAACTAGCATTGAAGATGGTGGAAAGGGGCCTCGCTATATTGAGGAGTACAGTCAAGTCGATTTAAGTGTTGGCTACGATGTTAATGACAATCTCAAGCTTAGTCTTGAAGGTGTTAATCTGTTGGGTGAGGACCAGAGGCAGCACGGACGTACAGCGAATCAACTTTTACGCATGGAAATGCTGGGGCCACGCTACGCGTTGAGTGCTCGATATAATTTCTGA
- a CDS encoding SapC family protein, with amino-acid sequence MASIVVVDNERHRDIRVLCQPKLCPQDGLGYIQVFPSELDSVHKEYPVFIKKNHDTGEFLLVALLSLDPDKNINLKNGRWDSKYIPMMARRGPFIIGRSGDSLNLCVDLEDRRVGREGERLFSQDGEPLELANKAARLLSFIHQGYQENENFFKVLDAESLIESLAVESFQGVSGSSLKGLYSINPNKLRKLSGCSLERLNSAGFLQRAYFLASSATNIGSLFNNTNCSEKVWVATEEKIS; translated from the coding sequence ATGGCAAGTATAGTTGTTGTTGATAATGAAAGACATCGTGACATCCGGGTTCTTTGTCAGCCTAAATTGTGCCCTCAAGATGGTCTCGGATATATTCAAGTGTTTCCCTCAGAGTTGGATTCTGTTCACAAAGAATACCCTGTGTTTATTAAGAAAAATCATGACACAGGAGAGTTCCTCCTGGTTGCTTTACTTTCTCTGGATCCAGATAAAAATATTAACTTGAAAAATGGAAGGTGGGATTCGAAATATATACCTATGATGGCGCGGAGAGGACCTTTTATTATCGGGCGTTCGGGCGACTCATTGAATTTATGTGTAGATCTGGAGGATCGCCGAGTTGGTAGGGAAGGTGAACGGTTGTTCAGTCAGGATGGTGAACCTTTAGAGTTGGCTAATAAAGCTGCGCGATTGCTCTCATTTATTCATCAGGGTTATCAGGAAAATGAAAATTTTTTTAAGGTGCTTGATGCCGAATCCTTGATCGAATCACTTGCAGTCGAGTCTTTTCAAGGCGTTAGCGGATCAAGCCTTAAAGGGCTTTATTCAATAAATCCCAATAAGTTACGTAAACTATCCGGTTGTAGTCTTGAGCGATTAAATAGTGCAGGCTTTTTACAGCGCGCCTACTTTCTTGCCAGTTCTGCAACCAATATAGGTTCACTTTTCAATAATACTAATTGTTCCGAAAAGGTATGGGTTGCCACCGAGGAAAAAATTTCATGA
- a CDS encoding tryptophan halogenase family protein, producing the protein MTCIKRVVIAGGGTSGWLTAAAIAKLYGKQVKVTLVDCAEIGKIGVGEATIPPLRNFHRLLGIEESEFMAATQATFKLGIEFNNWARQGDKYIHSFGVTGKDCWACDFHHFWLAGYNKDLADSFGEYNVERQAAIQNRLLPGDSGKLNYAYHLDSGLYAEFLRSHALKHGVRHINGKIEHVDMSVSDGSIQALILNDGSKIDGDLFIDCSGFRAILIGEALNISYEPYGHFLPCDSAIAIQTESASELPPYTESIAHEFGWQWRIPLQHRFGNGLVYCSRHVSDGLAEERLLQSLQTDPVSEPRRFQYQTGRRIQAWHKNCVAIGLSSGFLEPLESTSIHLAMSAILRLLKFFPRESIVEEAVLSFNRQTQDEMEMIRDFIILHYKATERNDSDFWRYCARMEIPETLEHRIKLFNSNGGLLIANKELFQVDSWAQVMLGQRILPKDHHPIVDLMGDDELDRFLKSYKNFVSDRVGAFPLHKKAIENYCRSCVTEESS; encoded by the coding sequence ATGACTTGTATAAAGCGAGTTGTAATTGCCGGTGGAGGGACTTCTGGCTGGTTGACGGCTGCAGCAATTGCCAAACTTTACGGGAAACAGGTAAAAGTTACCTTGGTAGATTGTGCGGAAATTGGGAAAATTGGTGTGGGGGAGGCTACAATCCCTCCGCTACGAAATTTTCATCGTCTCCTTGGAATTGAAGAATCGGAGTTTATGGCAGCAACCCAGGCAACGTTTAAACTGGGTATCGAATTCAATAATTGGGCCCGTCAGGGAGATAAATATATTCACTCCTTTGGGGTCACCGGCAAAGACTGCTGGGCTTGTGACTTTCACCACTTCTGGCTGGCGGGATATAACAAGGATTTAGCCGATAGTTTTGGAGAATACAATGTTGAGCGGCAGGCCGCCATTCAGAACCGGCTCCTACCTGGAGACTCAGGAAAGCTCAACTATGCCTATCACTTGGATTCCGGACTATATGCAGAGTTTTTACGTAGTCATGCTTTGAAACATGGTGTCCGTCATATTAACGGCAAGATAGAGCATGTGGATATGAGTGTGTCGGATGGGTCTATCCAGGCCCTGATACTCAATGATGGTAGTAAGATTGATGGTGATCTTTTTATCGACTGTAGTGGCTTTCGTGCAATATTAATTGGAGAGGCTCTAAATATTAGCTATGAGCCTTATGGTCATTTTCTGCCGTGCGATTCTGCTATTGCAATTCAAACTGAATCAGCATCAGAGCTTCCTCCGTATACGGAGTCGATAGCCCATGAATTTGGATGGCAGTGGCGTATTCCTTTGCAGCATAGATTTGGTAATGGGCTGGTTTATTGCAGTCGCCATGTGTCCGATGGTTTGGCCGAAGAGCGTTTGCTTCAAAGCCTGCAAACCGATCCAGTAAGCGAACCCAGGAGGTTCCAGTACCAGACAGGTCGTCGTATCCAGGCTTGGCATAAAAACTGCGTAGCTATCGGTTTATCCAGCGGTTTCCTTGAACCTCTGGAGTCCACTTCTATACATTTGGCGATGTCGGCGATTCTACGATTATTAAAATTTTTTCCTCGCGAAAGTATAGTTGAAGAAGCGGTATTATCCTTCAACCGGCAGACTCAGGATGAGATGGAAATGATCCGGGATTTCATTATCTTGCATTATAAGGCTACAGAAAGAAATGATAGCGATTTTTGGCGGTATTGTGCTCGTATGGAGATCCCTGAAACTCTGGAACATCGCATAAAGTTATTTAATAGCAATGGTGGATTGTTAATTGCTAATAAGGAGCTGTTTCAGGTCGATTCCTGGGCGCAAGTAATGCTCGGTCAGCGCATATTACCCAAGGACCACCATCCTATTGTCGACCTGATGGGTGATGATGAATTAGACAGGTTTTTAAAAAGTTATAAAAATTTTGTTAGTGACAGAGTTGGTGCTTTCCCGCTGCACAAAAAAGCAATTGAAAATTATTGTCGATCTTGTGTAACCGAGGAGAGCAGTTGA